CTTGCCTGAGAATGAACAAGCTGTGGAACTAGCAAAAATACAAAAGGAAATTGAGGAATTAAATAAATATAGTATCTGCGGCAAGAACGAATTAAAGTGGGAAGTCCAAAAGAATTACGCGAACTTCTTTTCGCTTGCCTTAGTTGGAATCGAACAGCTTTATGAGGATTACGCAATTAAAATTAGGCATCTCCTGAGCCCGCAAAGGCGACAGCAATTTAAGCTGGACCCTGAACATAGAAAAATGAAAATGTAATAAGTAAAGAGGTGTTGGGGCAGCCCCAACACCTCTTTTGTTTAGCTGCGGTGCACTAGGGGCTCGGGGGCATAGGTCAATCCCCTAGACGTCACCGCTTTTCGTTTAATGCCCGCCTAAATACGCTGCCCTAATTTGATCGCTTTGACTCAATTCTTCCGCCGTACCAGAAGATACTATTTTTCCTGTCTCAATAACATAGGCCCGGTCGGCAATGGAAAGCGCCATGTTGGCATTTTGTTCAACCAATAGAATCGTTGTTCCAGTTTGATTGATTTCTTCAATAATCCGGAAAATTGTTTTTACTAATAGCGGGGCAAGACCCATGGAAGGCTCATCTAACAGTAATAAACGCGGCCTGGCCATTAATGCCCGGCCCATCGCCAGCATCTGCTGCTCACCGCCTGACAGCGTCCCTGACAGCTGCTTCCGCCGCTCATAGAGGCGGGGGAATAGCTGATACACCTTTTCAAAGTCTTCCCGGATGCCCTTTTTATCTTTACGCAGGTAGGCCCCTAACTCGAGATTTTCCTCCACCGACATGTTTGCAAACACCCGGCGCCCTTCAGGAACCTGAGAAATCCCTCTTTTAACAATCGCTTGGGCCACCTTGCCGGCGACATGCTCGTTTTCAAAAAGGATGTCACC
The DNA window shown above is from Neobacillus sp. WH10 and carries:
- a CDS encoding ABC transporter ATP-binding protein, yielding MLKINNINVYYGNIHALKGVSLDINQGEIVTLIGANGAGKSTLLKTISGLLKPKNGDILFENEHVAGKVAQAIVKRGISQVPEGRRVFANMSVEENLELGAYLRKDKKGIREDFEKVYQLFPRLYERRKQLSGTLSGGEQQMLAMGRALMARPRLLLLDEPSMGLAPLLVKTIFRIIEEINQTGTTILLVEQNANMALSIADRAYVIETGKIVSSGTAEELSQSDQIRAAYLGGH